A region of Pseudomonas cavernicola DNA encodes the following proteins:
- a CDS encoding sulfate/molybdate ABC transporter ATP-binding protein, whose translation MSIEISNVSKRFNAFQALNQINLDIHSGELVALLGPSGCGKTTLLRIIAGLETPDQGNIVFHGEDVSGHDVRDRNVGFVFQHYALFRHMTVFDNVAFGLRMKAKHERPNETQIAEKVHELLSMVQLDWLADRYPEQLSGGQRQRIALARALAVEPKVLLLDEPFGALDAKVRKELRRWLARLHEDINLTSVFVTHDQEEAMEVADRIVVMNKGVIEQIGSPGEVYENPASDFVYHFLGDSNRLHMGDDHHVLFRPHEVSLSRTAVEGHQPAEVRDIRPLGAITRVTLKVAGQDEPIEAEVVKDHDSLTGLVRGETLYFKPKVWQSQAGL comes from the coding sequence ATGTCCATCGAAATCAGTAACGTCAGCAAACGCTTCAATGCTTTCCAGGCCTTGAACCAGATCAACCTGGACATCCACAGTGGCGAACTGGTCGCCCTGCTCGGCCCGTCCGGCTGCGGCAAGACCACGCTGCTGCGGATCATCGCCGGCCTGGAAACCCCCGACCAGGGCAACATCGTCTTTCACGGCGAGGACGTATCCGGGCACGACGTGCGTGATCGCAACGTCGGCTTCGTGTTTCAGCATTACGCGCTGTTCCGCCACATGACGGTGTTCGACAACGTCGCCTTCGGCCTGCGTATGAAAGCCAAGCACGAGCGCCCGAACGAAACGCAGATTGCCGAAAAGGTCCACGAACTGCTGAGCATGGTCCAACTCGACTGGCTTGCCGACCGCTACCCGGAGCAGCTCTCCGGCGGCCAGCGCCAGCGTATCGCCCTGGCCCGCGCCTTGGCGGTGGAACCCAAGGTGCTACTGCTCGATGAACCCTTCGGTGCGCTGGATGCCAAGGTACGCAAGGAGCTGCGCCGCTGGCTGGCGCGCCTGCACGAAGACATCAACCTGACCTCGGTGTTCGTGACCCATGACCAGGAAGAAGCGATGGAAGTCGCCGACCGTATCGTGGTGATGAACAAGGGCGTGATCGAGCAAATCGGCTCGCCGGGCGAGGTCTATGAGAACCCGGCCAGCGATTTCGTCTATCACTTCCTCGGCGACTCCAACCGTCTGCACATGGGCGACGATCATCATGTGCTGTTCCGCCCGCATGAAGTCTCGTTGTCGCGTACCGCCGTGGAAGGCCATCAGCCCGCTGAAGTCCGCGATATCCGCCCGCTGGGTGCGATCACCCGGGTGACCCTCAAGGTCGCTGGGCAAGATGAGCCGATCGAAGCGGAAGTGGTCAAGGATCATGACAGCCTGACTGGCCTGGTTCGCGGTGAAACCCTGTACTTCAAACCCAAGGTCTGGCAGTCGCAAGCCGGTCTCTAA
- a CDS encoding REP-associated tyrosine transposase has protein sequence MPVTALPQGNRLRAGRFSEAGRIYLLTAVVHNRQCLFADWRLGRLVAHELRLAEDLALARSLAWVVMPDHLHWLVELEGASLDGLMQRVKSRSAKAINTVRQTQGKIWQKGYHDHAVRREESLKTLARYVVANPLRAGLVERIGDYPLWDAIWL, from the coding sequence ATGCCAGTCACCGCTTTGCCGCAGGGTAACCGCCTGCGTGCTGGCCGTTTCTCCGAAGCAGGCCGTATTTATCTGCTGACGGCCGTTGTGCATAACCGCCAATGTTTGTTCGCCGACTGGCGCCTCGGCCGCTTGGTTGCGCATGAACTGCGTTTAGCCGAGGACTTGGCATTGGCGCGTTCTCTGGCCTGGGTAGTGATGCCCGATCATCTGCATTGGCTGGTCGAGCTTGAGGGAGCGTCCCTCGATGGTTTGATGCAGCGAGTCAAATCGCGTAGCGCCAAGGCGATAAATACTGTTCGTCAGACTCAGGGGAAAATTTGGCAGAAGGGCTATCACGATCATGCGGTGCGGCGCGAGGAGAGCCTCAAAACGCTGGCTCGCTATGTGGTTGCCAATCCTCTGCGAGCTGGCTTGGTCGAGCGCATTGGCGACTATCCCTTATGGGATGCCATATGGCTGTAG
- a CDS encoding class I SAM-dependent methyltransferase, producing MKLSADDLAQIAALTLEHYNQCAEDFRAGTRDHDVSQNIAALLRHIEAEPPFTLLDFGCGPGRDLKVFTGLGHVAIGLDGSLRFAEMARADSGCEVWQQDFLKLDLPAERFDGVFANAALFHVPGQELPRVLRQLHATLKPGGVLFSSNPRGHNQEGWNAERYGAYHDLPSWRRYLTAAGFQELEHYYRPAGLPREQQPWLASVWRKL from the coding sequence ATGAAGCTCTCTGCTGACGACCTCGCCCAAATCGCCGCCCTTACCCTTGAGCACTACAACCAGTGCGCCGAGGACTTCCGCGCGGGTACCCGCGATCACGATGTGAGTCAGAACATCGCCGCGTTGTTGCGCCATATCGAGGCTGAGCCGCCGTTTACCCTCCTCGATTTTGGCTGTGGGCCGGGGCGCGATCTCAAGGTATTCACTGGCTTGGGCCACGTGGCTATCGGGCTGGATGGCTCTTTGCGCTTTGCCGAGATGGCACGTGCCGACAGCGGCTGCGAGGTCTGGCAGCAGGACTTCCTCAAGCTCGATCTACCGGCGGAGCGCTTCGATGGCGTATTCGCCAATGCCGCGCTGTTTCATGTGCCAGGCCAGGAATTGCCACGGGTGTTGCGGCAACTGCATGCCACGCTAAAACCTGGCGGCGTGCTGTTCAGCTCCAACCCGCGCGGGCACAATCAGGAAGGCTGGAATGCCGAGCGTTATGGCGCTTACCACGATCTGCCGAGCTGGCGACGTTACCTGACAGCAGCGGGCTTCCAGGAACTCGAACACTACTACCGGCCGGCGGGTTTGCCACGCGAGCAACAGCCGTGGCTGGCCAGCGTGTGGCGCAAGCTATAA
- a CDS encoding sulfate ABC transporter substrate-binding protein encodes MSIRRFALAALASALIAGPAVAATEILNVSYDPTRELYQEYNAEFNKYWQAQGHEAVTVQQSHGGSGKQARAVIDGLRADVVTLALAGDIDELNKLGKLIPADWQSRLPNASTPYTSTIVFLVRKGNPKGIKDWDDLTKAGVEVITPNPKTSGGARWNFLAAWAYGLQKYGSEAKAQDYVQKLYKNVPVLDTGARGSTITFVNNNIGDVLLAWENEAFLALKEQGGENFEIVAPSLSILAEPPVAVVDKNVDKKGTRDVAEAYLKHLYSPEAQRIAAKNFYRPRDEKVAAEFAKQFPTLKLVTIDKDFNGWKTAQPKFFNDGGIFDKIYQAQ; translated from the coding sequence ATGTCCATTCGCCGTTTTGCCCTGGCAGCCCTGGCCAGCGCCCTGATCGCCGGCCCAGCCGTTGCGGCCACCGAGATCCTCAACGTGTCCTACGACCCGACGCGTGAGCTGTACCAAGAGTACAACGCTGAATTCAACAAATACTGGCAAGCCCAGGGCCACGAAGCCGTCACCGTGCAACAGTCCCACGGCGGCTCGGGCAAACAGGCACGGGCGGTGATCGACGGCCTGCGTGCCGACGTCGTGACCCTGGCGCTGGCCGGTGATATCGACGAGTTGAACAAGCTTGGCAAACTGATCCCGGCCGATTGGCAATCGCGTCTGCCAAACGCCAGCACCCCGTACACTTCGACCATCGTGTTCCTGGTTCGCAAGGGCAACCCGAAAGGCATCAAGGACTGGGATGACCTGACCAAAGCCGGCGTCGAAGTCATCACGCCGAACCCGAAAACCTCCGGCGGCGCACGCTGGAACTTCCTTGCCGCCTGGGCCTACGGCCTGCAGAAATACGGCAGCGAAGCCAAGGCCCAAGACTACGTGCAGAAGCTCTACAAGAACGTCCCGGTCCTCGACACTGGCGCCCGTGGTTCGACCATCACCTTCGTCAACAACAACATCGGCGACGTGCTGCTGGCCTGGGAAAACGAGGCCTTCCTAGCGCTCAAGGAGCAGGGTGGCGAGAACTTCGAAATCGTCGCACCATCGCTGTCGATCCTGGCCGAACCGCCGGTTGCCGTCGTCGACAAGAACGTCGACAAGAAAGGCACCCGCGACGTGGCGGAAGCTTATCTGAAACACCTGTACAGCCCTGAAGCCCAACGCATCGCTGCGAAGAACTTCTACCGCCCACGGGATGAAAAAGTTGCCGCAGAGTTTGCCAAGCAATTCCCGACGCTGAAGCTGGTTACTATCGACAAAGACTTCAACGGTTGGAAAACTGCACAGCCGAAATTCTTTAACGACGGCGGCATCTTCGACAAGATTTACCAAGCGCAATAA
- the oscA gene encoding sulfur starvation response protein OscA: protein MSASLRSIEGQDEAGILREVQSALLGLRFGSVEITVHNGQVVQIERKEKFRLQQPAGKQA from the coding sequence ATGAGCGCATCCCTTCGAAGCATTGAAGGCCAGGACGAAGCCGGCATCCTGCGCGAGGTCCAAAGTGCCCTGCTGGGCCTGCGGTTTGGCTCGGTGGAGATCACCGTACATAACGGCCAGGTCGTGCAGATCGAACGTAAGGAAAAATTCCGCCTGCAGCAGCCCGCCGGCAAGCAAGCTTGA
- a CDS encoding alpha/beta hydrolase — translation MRSESIRYLIVPGWQGSADEHWQSHWQRSLPNSQRVEQADWLAPQRAEWVAELERSIAAQSTPVILIAHSLGCVTVAHWAASAPPELLRRVRGALLVAPADVERPGCPAALQGFAPIPRQPLPFPSQLVGSDNDSAASATRAIELARNWGADAAILSGAGHINVKSGHQRWEQGFAYLFRLQSQVEQHARRRA, via the coding sequence ATGCGCAGCGAGTCGATCCGCTATCTGATTGTGCCGGGCTGGCAAGGCTCGGCCGACGAGCATTGGCAAAGTCACTGGCAGCGCAGCCTGCCCAACAGCCAGCGGGTCGAGCAAGCCGATTGGCTCGCCCCGCAACGGGCGGAGTGGGTCGCCGAGCTGGAGCGCAGCATCGCCGCGCAGAGCACGCCGGTAATTCTGATTGCCCACAGTCTGGGCTGCGTGACGGTCGCGCATTGGGCGGCCAGTGCCCCACCGGAGCTGTTGCGCCGGGTTCGCGGAGCGCTGCTGGTGGCGCCAGCGGATGTCGAGCGGCCCGGCTGTCCAGCGGCGTTGCAAGGGTTTGCGCCGATTCCGCGCCAGCCGCTGCCATTTCCCAGCCAGTTGGTCGGTTCCGATAACGACTCGGCGGCGAGTGCCACCCGTGCCATCGAGTTGGCGCGCAACTGGGGCGCTGACGCGGCGATTTTGAGTGGCGCCGGGCATATCAATGTGAAGTCCGGGCATCAACGTTGGGAGCAGGGTTTCGCTTACCTGTTTCGCCTGCAGAGCCAGGTCGAACAACACGCCAGGCGCCGTGCTTGA
- a CDS encoding sigma 54-interacting transcriptional regulator: MSRTESLGLPLLTFPEADKSPLSIRAKALVFVDARSRQLREEVVQLAPSHLPVLIHGEMGTGKELLARHIHRESDRPGLFVALSCSTLSPTYAEAELFGYAAGAHAGSASSRAGWFGSANGGTLYLDEIGDLPLALQTKLLAALETREVTRVGAPQPSPVDVRLVAATSIDLAQAVAAGKFHERLYLYLNEGRLLLPPLRERVGDILPLAEYFLGIYTQRLGLSVPLISHAAQQVLEWHGWPGNTRELENVIHFALLVSSGAEILPEHLKLVGALEPLTVIEQQLERLLKQPGEAALAQLDVLLQRVSQLRQRSA; the protein is encoded by the coding sequence ATGAGCCGTACTGAAAGCTTGGGTCTGCCGCTGCTGACCTTCCCGGAGGCGGATAAGAGTCCGCTGAGCATCCGCGCTAAAGCGCTGGTGTTTGTCGATGCGCGTTCGCGGCAATTGCGCGAAGAGGTTGTGCAGCTCGCCCCCAGCCATTTGCCAGTACTGATCCACGGCGAGATGGGCACCGGCAAGGAATTGCTGGCGCGGCATATCCACCGCGAGAGTGATCGCCCGGGGCTGTTTGTCGCGCTGAGCTGCAGCACCCTCAGCCCGACTTACGCGGAGGCCGAATTGTTCGGTTATGCCGCCGGCGCCCATGCAGGTTCGGCCAGCAGCCGCGCCGGCTGGTTCGGCTCGGCGAATGGCGGCACCTTGTATTTGGACGAGATCGGCGACCTGCCGCTGGCGCTGCAAACCAAGTTGCTCGCGGCCCTGGAGACCCGCGAGGTGACCCGCGTCGGCGCCCCGCAACCGAGCCCGGTGGATGTGCGCCTGGTCGCGGCGACCAGCATCGACCTGGCCCAGGCCGTAGCGGCAGGCAAGTTTCATGAGCGTCTTTACCTCTACCTGAATGAGGGCCGTTTGCTGCTGCCGCCGTTGCGCGAGCGAGTCGGCGACATCCTGCCCTTGGCGGAGTACTTCCTCGGCATCTACACCCAACGCCTGGGTTTGTCGGTGCCGCTGATCAGTCACGCGGCGCAGCAGGTGCTGGAATGGCACGGCTGGCCGGGCAACACCCGCGAGCTGGAGAACGTCATTCACTTCGCGCTGCTGGTCAGCAGTGGCGCGGAAATTCTTCCCGAACACCTCAAACTAGTGGGTGCGCTAGAGCCGTTGACGGTGATAGAGCAGCAACTGGAACGCTTGCTCAAGCAGCCCGGGGAGGCCGCTCTGGCGCAGTTGGACGTGCTATTGCAGCGCGTCAGCCAGCTGCGGCAGAGGTCGGCTTGA
- a CDS encoding FAD-dependent oxidoreductase, whose translation MKPFDVLLVGAGHAHLGVLRRWAGGARPPGRIGLLNAGPAAWYSGMLPGLLAGRYRAQECQIELAPLCRAAGVELLDGEVQALAARQRKLTLTDGRQLSASWLSLNVGGQVVGPPQRGSELQLLPVKPFAGFVAGWQAWQAAPQRLAILGGGAAGVELALALAGQVSELTLFSAGPLLAEHAPGLRLRALGHLRLRKVLVREDCPISAIDEDCLLSGAEPVWHGSRLLLATGATALPWLAQSGLACDPAGFVQISASLQSQSHPQIFAVGDCASLAGAYKSGVYAVRQGPVLAANLQAVLRTAPLRQYRPQRQSLALLATGDGGALLSWREWSAGGRLCGWWKDYLDRSFMRRHRLPG comes from the coding sequence ATGAAGCCCTTCGATGTACTGCTGGTCGGCGCCGGTCACGCGCATCTTGGCGTACTCCGTCGTTGGGCCGGTGGCGCGCGGCCACCGGGGCGGATTGGCCTGCTCAACGCCGGGCCGGCAGCCTGGTATTCAGGGATGTTGCCGGGGCTGCTGGCGGGGCGGTATCGCGCGCAAGAGTGCCAGATCGAACTCGCGCCCTTGTGTCGCGCTGCTGGGGTCGAGTTGTTGGACGGCGAGGTGCAGGCGCTGGCGGCCCGGCAGCGGAAACTGACGCTGACCGATGGTCGTCAACTGAGTGCGAGCTGGCTGTCGCTGAATGTCGGTGGCCAGGTGGTCGGCCCGCCACAGCGGGGCAGCGAGCTGCAGCTGTTGCCGGTGAAACCCTTCGCCGGCTTTGTCGCCGGCTGGCAAGCCTGGCAAGCCGCCCCTCAACGGCTGGCGATTCTTGGCGGCGGCGCGGCCGGAGTCGAGCTGGCGTTGGCCTTGGCCGGGCAGGTGTCGGAGCTGACGCTGTTCAGCGCCGGGCCGTTACTCGCCGAGCATGCGCCGGGTTTGCGCCTGCGCGCCCTCGGCCATCTGCGTTTGCGAAAGGTGCTGGTGCGCGAGGATTGCCCGATCAGCGCTATCGATGAGGACTGCTTGTTGAGCGGCGCCGAGCCAGTTTGGCACGGCTCGCGGCTGCTGCTGGCGACTGGCGCCACGGCCCTGCCCTGGTTGGCGCAGAGCGGGCTGGCCTGCGATCCGGCGGGCTTCGTGCAAATTAGCGCGAGTTTGCAGAGCCAGTCCCATCCACAGATATTCGCCGTAGGTGACTGCGCCAGCCTGGCTGGCGCGTACAAAAGTGGGGTCTACGCGGTGCGCCAGGGTCCGGTGCTGGCGGCGAATCTACAGGCCGTTTTACGCACTGCGCCGCTGCGCCAGTATCGCCCGCAGCGGCAAAGCCTGGCCCTGCTCGCCACCGGCGACGGCGGCGCGCTGCTGAGTTGGCGCGAGTGGAGCGCCGGTGGGCGTTTATGCGGCTGGTGGAAGGATTATCTCGATCGCAGCTTTATGCGGCGCCATCGCTTGCCGGGTTAG
- the cysW gene encoding sulfate ABC transporter permease subunit CysW: MSTATLTAASSANAARRGNAIARRVLISLAWLVFGLFLLLPLFVVVSEGLKMGLGPFFTAIFEPDALSALKLTLIAVAISLPLNVLFGVCAAWCVSKYEFRGKSILVTLIDLPFSVSPVIAGLIYVLLFGAQGYFGSWLQDHDIQIVFAVPGIVLATIFVTVPFVARELIPLMQEQGTQEEEAARLLGANGWQMFWHVTVPNIKWGLIYGVVLCTARAMGEFGAVSVVSGHIRGVTNTLPLHVEILYNEYNHVAAFSVASLLLILALFILLLKQWSEARLARLRHSGAEE; encoded by the coding sequence ATGTCTACTGCAACGCTAACTGCCGCCTCCTCCGCCAACGCCGCCCGGCGCGGCAATGCCATCGCCCGGCGGGTGCTGATCAGCCTGGCCTGGCTGGTGTTCGGTCTGTTTCTCCTGCTGCCGCTGTTCGTGGTGGTCTCGGAAGGCTTGAAGATGGGCCTTGGACCGTTCTTCACGGCGATCTTCGAACCGGACGCGCTGTCCGCCCTCAAGCTGACGCTGATCGCCGTGGCCATCTCGCTGCCGCTCAACGTCCTGTTCGGCGTCTGCGCCGCCTGGTGCGTGAGCAAGTACGAGTTCCGCGGCAAAAGCATACTGGTGACCCTGATCGACCTGCCGTTCTCGGTGTCACCGGTGATCGCCGGTCTGATCTACGTGCTGCTGTTCGGCGCCCAGGGCTATTTCGGCTCCTGGCTGCAGGACCATGACATCCAGATCGTGTTCGCCGTGCCGGGCATCGTGCTGGCGACCATCTTCGTCACCGTGCCCTTCGTGGCCCGCGAGTTGATCCCGCTGATGCAGGAACAAGGCACCCAGGAAGAGGAAGCCGCACGCCTGCTCGGCGCCAATGGCTGGCAGATGTTCTGGCATGTGACCGTGCCGAACATCAAATGGGGTCTGATCTATGGCGTGGTGCTCTGCACGGCGCGCGCCATGGGCGAGTTCGGCGCGGTGTCGGTGGTCTCCGGGCACATCCGCGGCGTTACCAACACCCTGCCGCTGCACGTCGAAATTCTTTACAACGAATACAACCACGTCGCTGCCTTCAGCGTCGCCAGCCTGCTGTTGATCCTGGCGCTGTTCATCCTGCTGCTCAAGCAGTGGAGCGAAGCCCGTCTAGCCCGCCTACGCCACAGCGGCGCGGAGGAATAA
- a CDS encoding substrate-binding periplasmic protein has protein sequence MSLFRRCLLVLLLSLAQAQAEDQAVAPVRVGFLEFPPYSYLDTLGSPAGSMIDFAERLFELAGLPVEMTPYPPARLYKNLQDGSTEVTLGAVGNPMLREHTLNGSEVIGSLDLNLYYPAGQAPPQLPQDLIGKRLLLIHGFTYWAPEARKLLEDQSLGLILQTTHRHLAAIEMLDKRRTDYLLDYQMPVEEALQQSQRPALPALTLHSLPLGLIFSRHSMRSELLRQRLEGAYQQLKDSGELQEWRRAMRLHSGGPRIGTTALSTNPTP, from the coding sequence ATGAGCCTTTTCCGCCGCTGCCTGCTGGTTCTGCTGTTGAGCCTGGCGCAAGCCCAGGCAGAAGATCAGGCCGTCGCTCCGGTACGCGTCGGCTTCCTGGAATTCCCGCCCTACTCTTACCTGGACACGCTCGGCAGTCCCGCCGGCTCGATGATCGACTTTGCCGAACGGCTGTTCGAATTGGCCGGGCTGCCAGTCGAAATGACCCCCTACCCACCTGCCCGCCTGTACAAGAACCTGCAGGACGGCTCGACCGAGGTCACCCTCGGCGCCGTGGGCAACCCGATGCTGCGCGAACACACGCTGAACGGCAGCGAGGTGATCGGCTCGCTCGACCTCAACCTTTACTACCCCGCCGGCCAGGCGCCCCCACAGCTCCCTCAGGACCTCATCGGCAAACGCCTGCTGCTGATCCACGGCTTCACCTACTGGGCCCCGGAGGCCCGGAAGCTCCTGGAAGACCAGAGCCTGGGGTTGATTCTGCAAACCACCCACCGCCACCTGGCGGCCATCGAAATGCTCGACAAGCGGCGCACCGATTACCTCCTCGACTATCAAATGCCGGTCGAAGAAGCCCTGCAGCAAAGCCAGCGCCCGGCGTTGCCAGCCCTGACCCTACATAGCCTGCCGCTGGGGCTAATCTTCTCGCGCCACTCCATGCGCAGCGAGCTGCTGCGCCAACGCCTGGAGGGCGCCTACCAACAGCTCAAGGACAGCGGTGAGCTGCAAGAGTGGCGGCGGGCCATGCGCCTGCATAGCGGCGGCCCGCGTATCGGGACAACCGCCCTTAGCACCAACCCAACGCCATGA
- a CDS encoding DUF962 domain-containing protein — protein sequence MKTLVDHLGQYAAYHRDRRNIFSHFIGVPLIAFAVTALLSRPGLSALGLWWSPATLAALASAVFYLRLDLRFGLLMTVLLGLSLWGGQALAMQSTMVWLSAGLGLFVVGWIIQFIGHYYEGRKPAFVDDVMGLMVGPLFVVAELAFLLGLRDEVRQAVEERAGPTCIRAKKALI from the coding sequence ATGAAAACCCTGGTCGATCACCTTGGCCAATACGCGGCCTATCATCGCGACCGCCGGAATATTTTCAGCCACTTCATCGGCGTGCCGCTGATCGCCTTTGCCGTCACTGCGTTGCTGTCGCGCCCCGGGCTGTCTGCGCTAGGTCTGTGGTGGTCACCGGCAACGCTCGCCGCGCTGGCTTCTGCGGTGTTTTACCTGCGGCTGGACCTGCGTTTTGGTCTGCTGATGACGGTGCTGCTCGGGCTCAGCCTGTGGGGCGGCCAGGCGCTGGCCATGCAATCGACGATGGTCTGGCTGAGCGCCGGTCTTGGCCTGTTCGTGGTCGGCTGGATCATCCAGTTCATCGGTCATTACTACGAAGGCCGTAAGCCAGCTTTTGTCGATGATGTGATGGGGCTGATGGTCGGTCCGCTGTTTGTGGTCGCCGAACTGGCGTTTCTGCTCGGCCTGCGCGATGAGGTTCGTCAGGCTGTGGAAGAGCGCGCCGGCCCCACCTGCATCCGCGCCAAGAAAGCCCTGATCTGA
- a CDS encoding MetQ/NlpA family ABC transporter substrate-binding protein, translated as MKKALLLTALAAFISAGLAQAGEKLVVAATPVPHAEILELIKPQLAKEGVDLEVKVFTDYVQPNLQVDEKHLDANYFQTKPYLDNFNAGKGTHLVIVTGVHVEPFGGYSSKYKSLSELPDGATIAIPNEGSNSGRALLLLQKAGLLTLKDPKNALATPKDIAKNPHNFKFKELESALLPRVLEQVDLDLINTNYALEAGLNPAKDALVIEDRSSPYVNYLVARLDNQNSDAIKKLSAALTSPQVKAFIEQKYQGAVVPAF; from the coding sequence ATGAAAAAGGCTCTGTTACTCACCGCCCTGGCTGCCTTCATCTCTGCTGGCCTGGCGCAAGCCGGGGAAAAACTCGTGGTCGCGGCGACGCCGGTGCCGCATGCCGAGATTCTTGAGCTGATCAAACCGCAGCTGGCGAAAGAGGGGGTCGATCTGGAAGTGAAGGTGTTCACCGACTACGTGCAGCCCAACCTGCAAGTGGATGAGAAGCACCTCGACGCCAACTACTTCCAGACCAAGCCGTACCTGGACAACTTCAACGCCGGCAAGGGCACCCATCTGGTGATCGTCACCGGTGTGCATGTCGAGCCCTTTGGTGGTTATTCGTCCAAGTACAAATCGCTCAGCGAACTGCCGGACGGCGCCACCATCGCCATCCCCAACGAAGGCAGCAACAGCGGCCGGGCGTTGCTCCTGCTACAAAAAGCCGGCCTGCTGACCTTGAAAGACCCGAAAAACGCCCTGGCGACGCCTAAAGACATCGCCAAGAACCCGCACAACTTCAAATTCAAGGAGCTTGAGTCCGCGCTGCTACCGCGGGTGCTGGAGCAAGTCGACCTGGACCTGATCAACACCAACTATGCCCTGGAAGCGGGGCTGAACCCGGCCAAGGATGCCCTGGTGATTGAAGACCGCAGCTCGCCCTACGTGAACTACCTGGTGGCGCGCCTGGACAACCAGAACAGCGACGCGATCAAGAAACTCTCCGCCGCGTTGACCAGCCCGCAAGTCAAAGCCTTCATCGAGCAGAAATACCAGGGGGCCGTGGTTCCTGCGTTCTGA
- a CDS encoding Crp/Fnr family transcriptional regulator: MNDALRYRQRLLSGHWFNALPASLQEALLGAAQVRRLEAGQCLFSRGDQPCGLYAVVEGAIRIGAVSASGKEALLTLVEPPYWFGEISLFDGQPRTHDAFAEGSVTLLQVPQAALLSLLEREPRHWRDFALLMSQKLRLAFIALEEISLLPAAPRLARRLLMIAENYGEGGPRRVIHLAQEQLALMLAISRQTTNQILKELQAQGILRLTYGEIEILDLDRLRQATQQQ, from the coding sequence ATGAATGATGCCCTGCGATATCGCCAGCGCCTGCTCAGCGGTCATTGGTTCAACGCCCTGCCCGCCAGCCTCCAGGAGGCGCTGCTGGGTGCTGCCCAAGTGCGTCGCTTGGAGGCCGGACAGTGTTTGTTCAGTCGGGGCGACCAACCCTGCGGTTTGTATGCGGTGGTGGAGGGCGCAATCCGCATTGGCGCGGTCAGCGCAAGCGGTAAGGAGGCGTTGCTGACCCTGGTCGAGCCGCCTTACTGGTTCGGCGAGATTTCCCTGTTCGACGGCCAACCGCGCACCCATGACGCCTTTGCCGAAGGGTCGGTAACCCTGCTGCAAGTGCCGCAAGCGGCGCTGCTCAGCCTGCTCGAACGCGAACCGCGACACTGGCGCGACTTCGCCCTGCTGATGAGCCAGAAGTTGCGCCTGGCCTTTATCGCCCTGGAAGAGATCAGCCTGCTACCCGCCGCGCCGCGTCTGGCTCGGCGCCTGTTGATGATTGCGGAGAATTACGGCGAGGGCGGACCGCGACGGGTGATCCACCTGGCCCAAGAGCAACTGGCGCTAATGCTGGCGATTTCGCGGCAGACCACCAACCAGATCCTCAAGGAACTGCAAGCCCAGGGCATCCTCCGCCTGACTTACGGCGAGATCGAAATCCTCGACCTCGACCGGCTGCGTCAGGCCACTCAGCAACAGTAA
- the cysT gene encoding sulfate ABC transporter permease subunit CysT translates to MSRRISPVIPGFGLTLGYTLVYLSLIVLIPLAAMFLKTSQLSWDQFWAIISAPRVLAALKLSFGTALAAAILNGVIGTLLAWVLVRYEFPGRKIIDAMIDLPFALPTAVAGIALTALYAPAGLIGQFATDLGFKIAFTPLGITLALTFVTLPFVVRTVQPVLADIPREVEEAAACLGAKPLQVFRHVLVPALLPAWLTGFALAFARGVGEYGSVIFIAGNMPMKTEILPLLIMVKLDQYDYTGATSIGVLMLVVSFVLLLLINLLQRRIETP, encoded by the coding sequence ATGTCTCGCCGTATCTCCCCCGTCATACCCGGCTTCGGGCTGACGCTGGGTTACACCCTGGTGTACCTCAGTTTGATTGTGCTGATTCCGCTAGCCGCCATGTTCTTGAAAACCAGCCAGCTCAGCTGGGATCAATTCTGGGCCATCATTTCCGCACCGCGGGTACTTGCCGCCCTGAAGCTCAGCTTCGGCACGGCGCTGGCCGCCGCCATCCTCAACGGCGTTATCGGCACCCTGCTGGCCTGGGTGTTGGTGCGCTATGAGTTCCCCGGGCGCAAAATCATCGACGCGATGATCGACCTGCCGTTCGCCCTGCCGACCGCCGTGGCCGGTATCGCGCTGACCGCGCTGTATGCCCCGGCCGGCCTGATCGGCCAGTTCGCCACCGACCTCGGCTTCAAAATCGCCTTTACCCCATTGGGCATCACCCTGGCACTGACCTTCGTCACGCTGCCTTTTGTGGTGCGGACGGTGCAGCCGGTGCTGGCCGATATCCCGCGCGAGGTCGAAGAAGCCGCCGCCTGTCTCGGCGCCAAACCCTTGCAGGTGTTCCGCCATGTGCTCGTGCCAGCCTTGCTGCCAGCCTGGCTGACCGGCTTCGCGCTGGCCTTTGCCCGTGGCGTCGGGGAGTACGGTTCGGTGATTTTCATCGCCGGCAACATGCCGATGAAAACCGAGATTCTGCCGCTGCTGATCATGGTCAAACTCGACCAATACGATTACACCGGCGCCACCTCCATCGGCGTGCTGATGCTGGTGGTGTCCTTCGTTCTGCTGCTGTTGATCAACCTACTGCAGCGCCGCATCGAAACCCCATAA